A region from the Sebastes umbrosus isolate fSebUmb1 chromosome 18, fSebUmb1.pri, whole genome shotgun sequence genome encodes:
- the esrrgb gene encoding estrogen-related receptor gamma b isoform X4: MLLTRMPSEDRHLSSSCGSYVKTEPSSPSSSLVDTGSHHSPSGNSDASGGYINGNSRHSHALDSPPMFNPGMLGGGAACLRRYEECSGVVVDDSPIKCEYMLNAIPKRLCLVCGDIASGYHYGVASCEACKAFFKRTIQGISQGNIEYSCPATNECEITKRRRKSCQACRFMKCLKVGMLKEGVRLDRVRGGRQKYKRRLDQENSAYLGLGIPPPAKKPLTKIVSHLLVVEPEKIYAMPDPTMPDGDIKALTTLCDLADRELVVIIGWAKHIPGFSTLSLADQMSLLQSAWMEILVLSIVFRSLPCEDEIVYAEDYVVDEEQARISGLLDLHVAILPLVRRYKKLRMEKEEFVTLKAIALANSDSMHIENIEAVQRLQDSLHEALQDFEGSQHPEDPRRAGKLLMTLPLLRQTATKAVQHFYGIKMQGKVPMHKLFLEMLEAKA, translated from the exons GTTGCTAACCAGAATGCCCTCTGAGGACCGACATCTCTCCTCCAGCTGTGGTTCCTACGTCAAAACCGAGCCCTCCAGTCCGTCCTCCTCGCTAGTAGACACCGGCAGTCACCACAGTCCAAGCGGCAACTCCGACGCCAGCGGCGGCTACATTAACGGCAACAGCAGACACTCGCACGCCCTGGACTCCCCGCCAATGTTCAACCCGGGCATGCTGGGAGGCGGCGCGGCGTGCCTACGTCGCTACGAGGAGTGCTCCGGCGTCGTGGTGGACGACTCGCCGATCAAGTGCGAGTACATGCTCAATGCCATTCCCAAGAGGCTGTGCCTGGTGTGCGGTGACATTGCCTCGGGGTACCACTACGGCGTGGCTTCCTGCGAGGCCTGCAAAGCCTTTTTCAAAAGGACGATACAAGGTATTTCCCAAG GGAATATCGAGTACAGCTGTCCGGCCACCAATGAATGTGAGATCACCAAAAGGAGACGCAAGTCGTGCCAGGCCTGTCGCTTCATGAAATGTCTTAAAGTTGGCATGTTAAAAGAAG GTGTACGTCTGGACCGGGTGAGAGGAGGGAGACAGAAGTACAAACGGAGGTTGGACCAGGAGAACAGCGCCTACCTCGGCCTCGGCATCCCCCCTCCAGCCAAAAAGCCAT TGACAAAGATCGTTTCCCATCTGTTGGTGGTGGAGCCAGAGAAGATCTATGCCATGCCTGACCCCACCATGCCCGACGGAGACATCAAGGCCCTGACCACGCTGTGCGACTTGGCCGACCGCGAACTGGTGGTCATCATCGGCTGGGCCAAACATATCCCAG GTTTTTCCACTCTCTCGCTGGCCGACCAGATGAGTCTACTGCAGAGCGCCTGGATGGAGATCCTGGTGCTGAGCATCGTGTTTCGCTCGCTGCCCTGCGAGGACGAGATTGTGTACGCAGAGGACTACGTGGTTGACGAGGAGCAGGCGAGGATCTCAGGCCTGCTGGACCTGCACGTCGCCATCCTGCCGCTGGTCCGACGCTACAAGAAGCTGCGCATGGAGAAGGAGGAGTTTGTCACGCTCAAAGCCATCGCCCTCGCCAACTCAG ACTCCATGCACATAGAGAACATCGAGGCCGTCCAACGGCTCCAGGATTCTCTCCACGAGGCCCTGCAGGACTTTGAGGGCTCCCAGCATCCGGAGGACCCTCGACGGGCGGGCAAGCTGCTAATGACCCTGCCTCTGCTCCGTCAGACCGCCACCAAGGCCGTCCAGCACTTCTACGGCATCAAAATGCAGGGCAAAGTCCCCATGCACAAACTATTCCTGGAGATGTTGGAGGCCAAGGCTTGA
- the esrrgb gene encoding estrogen-related receptor gamma b isoform X5, which translates to MPSEDRHLSSSCGSYVKTEPSSPSSSLVDTGSHHSPSGNSDASGGYINGNSRHSHALDSPPMFNPGMLGGGAACLRRYEECSGVVVDDSPIKCEYMLNAIPKRLCLVCGDIASGYHYGVASCEACKAFFKRTIQGISQGNIEYSCPATNECEITKRRRKSCQACRFMKCLKVGMLKEGVRLDRVRGGRQKYKRRLDQENSAYLGLGIPPPAKKPLTKIVSHLLVVEPEKIYAMPDPTMPDGDIKALTTLCDLADRELVVIIGWAKHIPGFSTLSLADQMSLLQSAWMEILVLSIVFRSLPCEDEIVYAEDYVVDEEQARISGLLDLHVAILPLVRRYKKLRMEKEEFVTLKAIALANSDSMHIENIEAVQRLQDSLHEALQDFEGSQHPEDPRRAGKLLMTLPLLRQTATKAVQHFYGIKMQGKVPMHKLFLEMLEAKA; encoded by the exons ATGCCCTCTGAGGACCGACATCTCTCCTCCAGCTGTGGTTCCTACGTCAAAACCGAGCCCTCCAGTCCGTCCTCCTCGCTAGTAGACACCGGCAGTCACCACAGTCCAAGCGGCAACTCCGACGCCAGCGGCGGCTACATTAACGGCAACAGCAGACACTCGCACGCCCTGGACTCCCCGCCAATGTTCAACCCGGGCATGCTGGGAGGCGGCGCGGCGTGCCTACGTCGCTACGAGGAGTGCTCCGGCGTCGTGGTGGACGACTCGCCGATCAAGTGCGAGTACATGCTCAATGCCATTCCCAAGAGGCTGTGCCTGGTGTGCGGTGACATTGCCTCGGGGTACCACTACGGCGTGGCTTCCTGCGAGGCCTGCAAAGCCTTTTTCAAAAGGACGATACAAGGTATTTCCCAAG GGAATATCGAGTACAGCTGTCCGGCCACCAATGAATGTGAGATCACCAAAAGGAGACGCAAGTCGTGCCAGGCCTGTCGCTTCATGAAATGTCTTAAAGTTGGCATGTTAAAAGAAG GTGTACGTCTGGACCGGGTGAGAGGAGGGAGACAGAAGTACAAACGGAGGTTGGACCAGGAGAACAGCGCCTACCTCGGCCTCGGCATCCCCCCTCCAGCCAAAAAGCCAT TGACAAAGATCGTTTCCCATCTGTTGGTGGTGGAGCCAGAGAAGATCTATGCCATGCCTGACCCCACCATGCCCGACGGAGACATCAAGGCCCTGACCACGCTGTGCGACTTGGCCGACCGCGAACTGGTGGTCATCATCGGCTGGGCCAAACATATCCCAG GTTTTTCCACTCTCTCGCTGGCCGACCAGATGAGTCTACTGCAGAGCGCCTGGATGGAGATCCTGGTGCTGAGCATCGTGTTTCGCTCGCTGCCCTGCGAGGACGAGATTGTGTACGCAGAGGACTACGTGGTTGACGAGGAGCAGGCGAGGATCTCAGGCCTGCTGGACCTGCACGTCGCCATCCTGCCGCTGGTCCGACGCTACAAGAAGCTGCGCATGGAGAAGGAGGAGTTTGTCACGCTCAAAGCCATCGCCCTCGCCAACTCAG ACTCCATGCACATAGAGAACATCGAGGCCGTCCAACGGCTCCAGGATTCTCTCCACGAGGCCCTGCAGGACTTTGAGGGCTCCCAGCATCCGGAGGACCCTCGACGGGCGGGCAAGCTGCTAATGACCCTGCCTCTGCTCCGTCAGACCGCCACCAAGGCCGTCCAGCACTTCTACGGCATCAAAATGCAGGGCAAAGTCCCCATGCACAAACTATTCCTGGAGATGTTGGAGGCCAAGGCTTGA
- the esrrgb gene encoding estrogen-related receptor gamma b isoform X1 translates to MDVSELCIPDPLCYHNQLLTRMPSEDRHLSSSCGSYVKTEPSSPSSSLVDTGSHHSPSGNSDASGGYINGNSRHSHALDSPPMFNPGMLGGGAACLRRYEECSGVVVDDSPIKCEYMLNAIPKRLCLVCGDIASGYHYGVASCEACKAFFKRTIQGISQGNIEYSCPATNECEITKRRRKSCQACRFMKCLKVGMLKEGVRLDRVRGGRQKYKRRLDQENSAYLGLGIPPPAKKPLTKIVSHLLVVEPEKIYAMPDPTMPDGDIKALTTLCDLADRELVVIIGWAKHIPGFSTLSLADQMSLLQSAWMEILVLSIVFRSLPCEDEIVYAEDYVVDEEQARISGLLDLHVAILPLVRRYKKLRMEKEEFVTLKAIALANSDSMHIENIEAVQRLQDSLHEALQDFEGSQHPEDPRRAGKLLMTLPLLRQTATKAVQHFYGIKMQGKVPMHKLFLEMLEAKA, encoded by the exons GTTGCTAACCAGAATGCCCTCTGAGGACCGACATCTCTCCTCCAGCTGTGGTTCCTACGTCAAAACCGAGCCCTCCAGTCCGTCCTCCTCGCTAGTAGACACCGGCAGTCACCACAGTCCAAGCGGCAACTCCGACGCCAGCGGCGGCTACATTAACGGCAACAGCAGACACTCGCACGCCCTGGACTCCCCGCCAATGTTCAACCCGGGCATGCTGGGAGGCGGCGCGGCGTGCCTACGTCGCTACGAGGAGTGCTCCGGCGTCGTGGTGGACGACTCGCCGATCAAGTGCGAGTACATGCTCAATGCCATTCCCAAGAGGCTGTGCCTGGTGTGCGGTGACATTGCCTCGGGGTACCACTACGGCGTGGCTTCCTGCGAGGCCTGCAAAGCCTTTTTCAAAAGGACGATACAAGGTATTTCCCAAG GGAATATCGAGTACAGCTGTCCGGCCACCAATGAATGTGAGATCACCAAAAGGAGACGCAAGTCGTGCCAGGCCTGTCGCTTCATGAAATGTCTTAAAGTTGGCATGTTAAAAGAAG GTGTACGTCTGGACCGGGTGAGAGGAGGGAGACAGAAGTACAAACGGAGGTTGGACCAGGAGAACAGCGCCTACCTCGGCCTCGGCATCCCCCCTCCAGCCAAAAAGCCAT TGACAAAGATCGTTTCCCATCTGTTGGTGGTGGAGCCAGAGAAGATCTATGCCATGCCTGACCCCACCATGCCCGACGGAGACATCAAGGCCCTGACCACGCTGTGCGACTTGGCCGACCGCGAACTGGTGGTCATCATCGGCTGGGCCAAACATATCCCAG GTTTTTCCACTCTCTCGCTGGCCGACCAGATGAGTCTACTGCAGAGCGCCTGGATGGAGATCCTGGTGCTGAGCATCGTGTTTCGCTCGCTGCCCTGCGAGGACGAGATTGTGTACGCAGAGGACTACGTGGTTGACGAGGAGCAGGCGAGGATCTCAGGCCTGCTGGACCTGCACGTCGCCATCCTGCCGCTGGTCCGACGCTACAAGAAGCTGCGCATGGAGAAGGAGGAGTTTGTCACGCTCAAAGCCATCGCCCTCGCCAACTCAG ACTCCATGCACATAGAGAACATCGAGGCCGTCCAACGGCTCCAGGATTCTCTCCACGAGGCCCTGCAGGACTTTGAGGGCTCCCAGCATCCGGAGGACCCTCGACGGGCGGGCAAGCTGCTAATGACCCTGCCTCTGCTCCGTCAGACCGCCACCAAGGCCGTCCAGCACTTCTACGGCATCAAAATGCAGGGCAAAGTCCCCATGCACAAACTATTCCTGGAGATGTTGGAGGCCAAGGCTTGA
- the esrrgb gene encoding estrogen-related receptor gamma b isoform X2: MDVSELCIPDPLCYHNQLLTRMPSEDRHLSSSCGSYVKTEPSSPSSSLVDTGSHHSPSGNSDASGGYINGNSRHSHALDSPPMFNPGMLGGGAACLRRYEECSGVVVDDSPIKCEYMLNAIPKRLCLVCGDIASGYHYGVASCEACKAFFKRTIQGNIEYSCPATNECEITKRRRKSCQACRFMKCLKVGMLKEGVRLDRVRGGRQKYKRRLDQENSAYLGLGIPPPAKKPLTKIVSHLLVVEPEKIYAMPDPTMPDGDIKALTTLCDLADRELVVIIGWAKHIPGFSTLSLADQMSLLQSAWMEILVLSIVFRSLPCEDEIVYAEDYVVDEEQARISGLLDLHVAILPLVRRYKKLRMEKEEFVTLKAIALANSDSMHIENIEAVQRLQDSLHEALQDFEGSQHPEDPRRAGKLLMTLPLLRQTATKAVQHFYGIKMQGKVPMHKLFLEMLEAKA, from the exons GTTGCTAACCAGAATGCCCTCTGAGGACCGACATCTCTCCTCCAGCTGTGGTTCCTACGTCAAAACCGAGCCCTCCAGTCCGTCCTCCTCGCTAGTAGACACCGGCAGTCACCACAGTCCAAGCGGCAACTCCGACGCCAGCGGCGGCTACATTAACGGCAACAGCAGACACTCGCACGCCCTGGACTCCCCGCCAATGTTCAACCCGGGCATGCTGGGAGGCGGCGCGGCGTGCCTACGTCGCTACGAGGAGTGCTCCGGCGTCGTGGTGGACGACTCGCCGATCAAGTGCGAGTACATGCTCAATGCCATTCCCAAGAGGCTGTGCCTGGTGTGCGGTGACATTGCCTCGGGGTACCACTACGGCGTGGCTTCCTGCGAGGCCTGCAAAGCCTTTTTCAAAAGGACGATACAAG GGAATATCGAGTACAGCTGTCCGGCCACCAATGAATGTGAGATCACCAAAAGGAGACGCAAGTCGTGCCAGGCCTGTCGCTTCATGAAATGTCTTAAAGTTGGCATGTTAAAAGAAG GTGTACGTCTGGACCGGGTGAGAGGAGGGAGACAGAAGTACAAACGGAGGTTGGACCAGGAGAACAGCGCCTACCTCGGCCTCGGCATCCCCCCTCCAGCCAAAAAGCCAT TGACAAAGATCGTTTCCCATCTGTTGGTGGTGGAGCCAGAGAAGATCTATGCCATGCCTGACCCCACCATGCCCGACGGAGACATCAAGGCCCTGACCACGCTGTGCGACTTGGCCGACCGCGAACTGGTGGTCATCATCGGCTGGGCCAAACATATCCCAG GTTTTTCCACTCTCTCGCTGGCCGACCAGATGAGTCTACTGCAGAGCGCCTGGATGGAGATCCTGGTGCTGAGCATCGTGTTTCGCTCGCTGCCCTGCGAGGACGAGATTGTGTACGCAGAGGACTACGTGGTTGACGAGGAGCAGGCGAGGATCTCAGGCCTGCTGGACCTGCACGTCGCCATCCTGCCGCTGGTCCGACGCTACAAGAAGCTGCGCATGGAGAAGGAGGAGTTTGTCACGCTCAAAGCCATCGCCCTCGCCAACTCAG ACTCCATGCACATAGAGAACATCGAGGCCGTCCAACGGCTCCAGGATTCTCTCCACGAGGCCCTGCAGGACTTTGAGGGCTCCCAGCATCCGGAGGACCCTCGACGGGCGGGCAAGCTGCTAATGACCCTGCCTCTGCTCCGTCAGACCGCCACCAAGGCCGTCCAGCACTTCTACGGCATCAAAATGCAGGGCAAAGTCCCCATGCACAAACTATTCCTGGAGATGTTGGAGGCCAAGGCTTGA